In Syntrophorhabdus sp., a single window of DNA contains:
- the meaB gene encoding methylmalonyl Co-A mutase-associated GTPase MeaB, with translation MGLVDNILKGDEKSAARLITGIENGDREAYQELSLLFPHTGKAHIIGVTGPAGAGKSTLIGQLALLLAGKGSSVGVIATDPTSVNGKGAFLGDRVRMKGAEEHNVFIRSMAHRSHPGGIARAAAAAAYVMEGLGKDHIIVESIGAGQTDKDLFFLCDTVITVFTPEYGDEIQLFKAGLMEIGDIIVVNKSDTSGAEDAARDILLASRLTARSNGWDVPVLLTDSQHGTGIDALVEAMEDHWQRSGRKGRTQRKADNAEAFMVALLKEELWQEISERLTAARTFKEVAGEVRSGRMDPYSAVRKILDELEPKWTFR, from the coding sequence ATGGGTCTTGTCGACAATATCCTGAAGGGCGACGAAAAGAGCGCGGCCCGGCTCATCACGGGAATCGAGAACGGGGACCGTGAGGCCTATCAGGAGCTCTCGCTCCTTTTCCCGCACACGGGTAAGGCGCATATCATCGGGGTGACAGGTCCGGCCGGGGCAGGCAAGAGCACCCTCATAGGACAGCTTGCTCTCCTGCTTGCGGGCAAGGGCAGCAGTGTCGGAGTCATAGCCACCGACCCGACAAGTGTCAACGGAAAGGGGGCCTTTCTCGGTGACCGCGTTCGCATGAAGGGGGCCGAAGAACACAACGTTTTCATCCGGTCCATGGCGCATCGTTCCCACCCGGGGGGTATCGCCAGGGCGGCCGCCGCCGCGGCCTACGTGATGGAGGGTCTGGGCAAGGACCACATCATCGTGGAGAGCATCGGTGCCGGGCAGACAGACAAGGACCTTTTCTTTCTCTGCGATACGGTCATCACGGTCTTCACGCCCGAATACGGCGATGAGATCCAGCTTTTCAAGGCGGGACTTATGGAGATCGGGGATATCATCGTGGTCAACAAGTCGGATACATCCGGGGCGGAGGATGCCGCGCGCGACATCCTTCTTGCTTCAAGGCTGACGGCGCGGTCGAACGGTTGGGACGTTCCCGTCCTTCTCACCGATTCACAGCATGGTACCGGCATAGACGCCCTCGTGGAGGCGATGGAGGACCACTGGCAGCGGTCCGGCAGGAAGGGCCGGACGCAGCGGAAGGCGGACAACGCTGAGGCGTTCATGGTGGCCCTTCTGAAGGAGGAACTGTGGCAGGAGATATCCGAGAGGTTGACTGCCGCCCGGACATTCAAGGAAGTGGCCGGTGAGGTCCGCTCCGGCAGGATGGACCCCTATAGCGCGGTCCGGAAGATACTCGATGAATTGGAGCCGAAATGGACTTTTCGCTGA
- a CDS encoding GntR family transcriptional regulator — protein sequence MKDTSRKTSAGTGPLKGIRALGKPRSMGDVAYDYLKQAIIKGDIPPGQRLIENQLSAQMEVSRVPVREAVKKLEQEGLVERSGVRGFVVKGLNREEIEETLGIRALLESYAAYLATEHITEAILKKLEDSIDAYRKVFERKGNNTDRLMQLNTQFHEIIYKAAGSGKLYSLINSFRDAIHRYRRPLLACEDYARVSLRDHEKMVEAMRKKDKKKVEELVKKHILRGMDIIIQELDAGKTV from the coding sequence ATGAAAGACACCTCAAGAAAGACATCGGCAGGAACGGGTCCCCTTAAAGGGATCAGGGCTTTGGGCAAACCCCGTTCCATGGGGGACGTGGCCTATGACTATCTCAAACAGGCCATCATCAAGGGGGACATCCCTCCGGGACAGCGCCTCATCGAGAACCAGCTTTCGGCACAGATGGAGGTGAGCCGGGTTCCCGTGCGGGAGGCGGTAAAGAAGCTGGAACAGGAAGGTCTTGTAGAGCGCAGCGGGGTCCGCGGGTTTGTCGTGAAGGGCCTCAACCGGGAGGAGATAGAGGAGACCCTGGGCATCAGGGCCCTTCTCGAAAGCTACGCCGCGTACCTTGCCACGGAGCACATCACCGAGGCGATACTGAAGAAACTGGAAGACAGCATAGACGCTTACAGGAAGGTTTTTGAGAGGAAAGGCAACAACACGGACAGACTCATGCAGCTCAACACCCAGTTCCACGAGATCATATACAAGGCGGCGGGGAGCGGCAAGCTCTACTCCCTGATAAATTCCTTCAGGGATGCCATTCATCGCTACCGGAGGCCCCTTCTCGCCTGTGAGGATTACGCGAGGGTGTCGCTGCGTGACCACGAGAAGATGGTCGAGGCGATGCGAAAGAAAGACAAGAAGAAGGTCGAAGAGCTGGTCAAGAAACATATCCTGAGAGGGATGGACATCATCATTCAGGAACTCGATGCGGGCAAAACGGTGTAG
- a CDS encoding methylmalonyl-CoA mutase gives MGVAKYTKDEKDRITDVTLQSGIHVKACYGPEDLKRIGFSYEKDLAPPGQYPFTRGIHPEGFRSRAWTTRQYTGFGTPEESNERFKLMISHGQTGLNVAFDLPTQMGYDSDDPMAEGEVGRVGMAIDSLRDFEIAFNGINLEKIGSGLTINAVASIMLAMYQAVAEKYGFDPKKISATPQNDILKEMIGRGSWIFPVEPAVNLIGDTIEYSMNVLPRTNPVSICGYHIRESGATPAQEIGYAILIANAYIDNVLKRGYDVDDFVGRFSFNLNVFGNIWEQVAKFRAARKLWARNLKEKYGVKKDSNMYLRGLFGGGGYGLTKAQPENNIMRGAYYALSAALAGAQTIALCSYDEAYTIPTPHSAIISLRTLQLLMDEIGLRDTVDPLAGSYFIETITKEMEGKIEEEMDKIEKAGGIVQAVATGYVQRLVSQQAYAYEKGLQSGELKKVGLNIHTEGEPMEVELHEYTGESAKKQVEALKQLRRERNDREVTRTLKDLEAATRAGKNVMPYLVEACKAYATVGEMARVFRDVFGEFEEPGLF, from the coding sequence ATGGGAGTGGCGAAATATACCAAGGATGAGAAGGACAGGATCACCGACGTGACCCTGCAGTCGGGGATACATGTCAAGGCGTGCTATGGCCCCGAGGACCTCAAACGCATAGGGTTTTCCTACGAGAAGGACCTCGCGCCGCCGGGCCAGTATCCCTTCACCCGCGGGATACATCCCGAGGGGTTCCGGAGCAGGGCATGGACGACGCGGCAGTACACCGGCTTCGGTACGCCCGAGGAATCGAACGAGCGTTTCAAGCTCATGATATCCCATGGCCAGACGGGTCTCAACGTTGCCTTCGATCTTCCCACGCAGATGGGGTATGATTCCGACGATCCCATGGCCGAGGGCGAGGTGGGCAGGGTCGGAATGGCCATCGATTCCCTCAGGGACTTCGAGATAGCCTTTAACGGCATCAACCTCGAGAAGATCGGGTCCGGTCTGACCATAAACGCCGTCGCTTCGATCATGCTTGCGATGTACCAGGCCGTGGCCGAGAAATACGGGTTCGATCCGAAGAAGATCTCGGCGACGCCGCAGAACGATATCCTGAAGGAGATGATCGGAAGGGGCTCCTGGATCTTTCCCGTTGAACCCGCTGTCAACCTCATCGGCGATACCATCGAGTATTCGATGAATGTCCTGCCCCGCACGAATCCGGTGAGCATCTGCGGCTATCATATCAGAGAGTCCGGGGCGACGCCTGCCCAGGAGATAGGCTATGCCATCCTCATCGCCAACGCCTATATAGATAACGTCCTGAAACGGGGATACGACGTTGACGATTTCGTCGGCCGTTTCTCCTTCAATCTCAACGTTTTCGGCAACATCTGGGAGCAGGTCGCCAAGTTCAGGGCGGCACGCAAGCTCTGGGCGCGGAACCTCAAGGAGAAATACGGGGTGAAGAAGGACTCGAACATGTACCTCAGGGGTCTTTTCGGAGGGGGTGGTTACGGTCTCACCAAGGCACAGCCTGAGAACAACATCATGCGCGGCGCCTATTACGCCCTTTCCGCCGCTCTTGCCGGGGCCCAGACGATCGCCCTGTGCAGCTACGACGAGGCGTATACCATCCCGACGCCGCACTCCGCGATCATATCCCTTCGTACCCTCCAGCTCCTCATGGACGAGATCGGTCTGAGGGATACCGTGGACCCGCTGGCGGGCAGCTACTTCATAGAGACCATAACGAAGGAGATGGAGGGGAAGATAGAAGAGGAGATGGATAAGATCGAAAAGGCCGGCGGCATCGTGCAGGCGGTTGCCACCGGTTACGTGCAGCGACTTGTATCACAGCAGGCCTACGCGTATGAAAAGGGATTGCAGTCCGGGGAGCTGAAGAAGGTGGGGCTCAACATCCACACCGAGGGCGAACCGATGGAAGTGGAGCTCCACGAATACACGGGAGAGTCCGCGAAAAAGCAGGTCGAAGCCCTGAAGCAACTCCGCAGGGAGCGCAACGACCGGGAGGTGACGCGTACCCTCAAGGATCTGGAAGCGGCGACGAGGGCCGGGAAGAACGTCATGCCCTATCTCGTGGAGGCGTGCAAGGCATACGCGACGGTGGGTGAGATGGCCAGGGTCTTCAGGGATGTATTCGGAGAATTCGAGGAGCCGGGTCTCTTTTAG
- a CDS encoding electron transfer flavoprotein subunit beta/FixA family protein, which translates to MDIIVLVKQVPDPEALVEIGASGKDLNIEPKFAVNLFDEFALEEALRIKEKHGGKVKALSLGGPKAMEALRTAIAMGADEAVLIEDEAYAARDGYSTALALFKALERETFDILLTGRQAIDADRGEVPQMVAQFLGLPHVGVVVKLDISDGKAMAESSLEGAKEVVEVDLPAVFTAQKGLNEPRVPLITGVMKAMKVQIPKLTIEDLGFTKDMAAPENSKTKIVRYLPPKKRPAVQLIPGEAREAAAEAVRILMDVERVI; encoded by the coding sequence ATGGATATCATAGTTCTCGTGAAGCAGGTTCCCGATCCTGAGGCGCTCGTCGAGATAGGGGCGAGCGGCAAAGACCTCAATATTGAGCCCAAGTTCGCCGTCAACCTCTTCGATGAGTTCGCTCTCGAAGAAGCTCTCAGGATAAAGGAAAAGCATGGCGGGAAGGTGAAGGCCCTGTCCCTCGGGGGTCCGAAGGCGATGGAGGCCCTGCGAACGGCCATCGCCATGGGTGCCGATGAGGCCGTGCTCATCGAGGATGAGGCCTATGCGGCAAGGGACGGTTACAGTACGGCTCTCGCGCTTTTCAAGGCCCTTGAAAGGGAAACCTTCGACATTCTCCTCACGGGCAGGCAGGCCATCGATGCGGACCGCGGCGAGGTGCCCCAGATGGTGGCCCAGTTCCTGGGCCTGCCTCACGTGGGCGTTGTTGTAAAGCTGGACATCTCCGACGGCAAGGCCATGGCGGAATCGTCTCTCGAGGGTGCGAAAGAGGTCGTCGAAGTTGATCTTCCCGCCGTCTTCACGGCGCAGAAAGGCCTCAATGAACCCAGGGTGCCCTTGATCACGGGCGTCATGAAGGCCATGAAGGTGCAGATACCGAAGCTCACTATCGAGGACCTGGGATTCACGAAGGACATGGCCGCTCCCGAGAACTCGAAGACGAAGATAGTGCGCTATCTTCCGCCGAAGAAACGGCCGGCGGTTCAGCTTATCCCCGGAGAAGCCCGGGAGGCGGCAGCCGAGGCGGTGAGGATCCTCATGGACGTCGAGAGGGTTATATAA
- a CDS encoding acyl-CoA dehydrogenase, translated as MDFSLTKEQRFFREQVSRAVQRIVAPFADSIDRSDTFPRDLFRELGSLGYYGIRYPEEIGGMGADCVMFTILSEELARASIGFAAIATMQCLMGTDFIHRFGTGEQKERCLFPAIRGEKIGTIAFTEPDCGSDLGGIKTRAVKNEKGYLLTGRKLWITDGDVADFVTVAATTAPEKRLGGIGFFLVEKGTPGFSVGQKIEKMSARGAATMELIFDGCQIPSDSLMGEEGKGAKYLSDILSEIRIMIAGLGLGLAKSAFVSGLRYARQREAFGRPIGTFQLIEEKIAEMEVRIRSAELLTYHAAWLKDRGSLTVKEAAMAKFYSTEAACFVVDEVSRIHGAYGVAEEYPAQRYFRDGRFLLFGGGTSEILKTIIAKDTMKKCEFEIN; from the coding sequence ATGGACTTTTCGCTGACGAAGGAACAGAGATTCTTCAGGGAGCAGGTGTCGCGGGCTGTTCAGCGCATCGTGGCCCCCTTCGCGGATTCCATCGACCGCAGTGACACCTTCCCCAGGGACCTGTTCCGGGAACTGGGCTCTCTGGGATATTATGGTATCAGGTACCCGGAGGAGATAGGAGGCATGGGTGCGGACTGCGTCATGTTCACCATTCTTTCGGAGGAACTGGCGCGGGCCTCGATCGGCTTCGCGGCGATCGCCACGATGCAGTGCCTCATGGGTACGGACTTCATACACAGGTTCGGTACGGGGGAGCAGAAAGAACGGTGCCTCTTCCCGGCGATCAGGGGGGAGAAGATCGGGACGATCGCTTTTACCGAGCCTGACTGTGGTTCCGACCTGGGGGGGATAAAGACCCGGGCGGTGAAGAATGAAAAGGGATACCTGCTGACGGGCCGGAAGCTCTGGATCACGGACGGCGACGTTGCCGATTTCGTCACCGTGGCCGCGACCACGGCGCCTGAGAAGAGGCTCGGAGGGATAGGCTTCTTCCTCGTCGAAAAAGGCACGCCCGGCTTCTCTGTGGGGCAGAAGATAGAGAAGATGTCCGCACGGGGAGCGGCGACGATGGAACTCATCTTCGACGGGTGCCAGATCCCGTCGGACAGCCTCATGGGTGAGGAAGGGAAGGGCGCGAAGTACCTGAGCGATATTCTCAGCGAGATACGGATCATGATAGCCGGCCTGGGACTTGGCCTCGCGAAGAGCGCCTTCGTTTCGGGCCTTCGATACGCGCGGCAGCGCGAGGCCTTCGGAAGGCCCATCGGCACGTTCCAGCTCATAGAGGAAAAGATAGCGGAGATGGAGGTGCGGATCAGGTCGGCCGAGCTTCTCACCTACCATGCCGCGTGGCTGAAAGACAGGGGTTCCCTGACGGTGAAAGAGGCCGCCATGGCGAAGTTCTACTCGACGGAGGCCGCCTGTTTCGTCGTCGACGAGGTGTCGAGGATACATGGCGCCTACGGCGTGGCCGAAGAATACCCGGCCCAGAGGTACTTCAGGGATGGCCGGTTCCTCCTTTTCGGAGGAGGGACGTCGGAGATTCTGAAAACGATCATCGCGAAAGACACGATGAAAAAATGTGAGTTCGAGATCAACTGA
- a CDS encoding CoA transferase codes for MDVFRKMTMLSLEQATVLPYLSYRLAMDGMRVIRLEHPVYGDPNRMIGENRLGEERMNTYFMTINAGKECVTLDLGSPEGKGILKDLIVNLKVDIFATNQLPRNYEKLGIAYETLKSIKPDIVWVGLTGFGPDSNEAAYDPILQARGGLMELTGNAGEDPQVVGIPLPDMGTSEHAYGLIMKALVKRAMTGEGSRIDVSMLMSTTSWLTVPICLTKSFGNKISRRGNTHEFFAPVSVYETKDGYVYIAVGNDRQFASMTQLPGFEKLARPEYEKNKGRIGDVRNLNDTINACTRTKTTAEMIEMCNRATIAISRVNTIEEVIEDEYVKGAMLTSRDPKTGTRIWMAPPPFMTPFLKESDRQMTFPPRFGEHNAEVYRNIGYSQEEITGLKEKGII; via the coding sequence ATGGATGTATTCAGGAAAATGACAATGCTGTCGCTGGAGCAGGCAACCGTCCTTCCTTACCTGAGTTATCGTCTGGCCATGGACGGCATGAGAGTGATACGACTCGAACACCCGGTGTACGGGGACCCCAACCGCATGATAGGCGAGAACAGACTGGGTGAGGAAAGGATGAACACCTACTTCATGACCATCAACGCGGGGAAGGAGTGTGTCACCCTCGATCTGGGTTCTCCCGAGGGGAAAGGCATTCTCAAAGACCTTATTGTCAACCTGAAGGTCGATATCTTCGCCACGAACCAGCTTCCAAGGAATTATGAGAAACTTGGCATAGCTTACGAGACCCTGAAGTCCATCAAACCGGACATCGTGTGGGTGGGATTGACGGGTTTCGGGCCCGACAGCAACGAGGCGGCCTACGACCCCATCCTCCAGGCACGGGGAGGGCTCATGGAATTGACCGGCAATGCCGGCGAGGACCCGCAGGTGGTCGGCATTCCCCTGCCGGACATGGGGACGAGCGAACACGCCTACGGGCTCATAATGAAGGCCCTTGTGAAGCGCGCGATGACGGGAGAGGGAAGCCGCATCGACGTTTCCATGCTCATGTCGACGACATCGTGGCTCACCGTTCCCATTTGCCTTACGAAGTCCTTCGGCAACAAGATCTCACGAAGGGGCAACACGCATGAGTTCTTCGCGCCTGTTTCCGTCTACGAGACGAAGGACGGTTATGTCTATATCGCGGTGGGGAACGACAGGCAGTTCGCGTCGATGACCCAGCTTCCGGGCTTCGAGAAGCTCGCACGGCCCGAATACGAGAAGAACAAGGGGCGCATAGGAGATGTCAGGAATCTGAACGACACGATAAACGCATGCACAAGGACGAAGACGACGGCGGAGATGATCGAGATGTGCAACAGGGCGACCATAGCCATTTCCAGGGTGAACACCATAGAGGAAGTGATCGAGGATGAGTATGTGAAGGGAGCCATGTTGACCTCCCGGGACCCGAAAACGGGAACCCGGATCTGGATGGCCCCGCCACCGTTCATGACGCCATTTCTGAAGGAATCGGACCGTCAGATGACCTTCCCGCCGAGGTTCGGGGAACATAACGCCGAGGTGTATAGAAACATAGGGTATTCACAGGAAGAGATCACCGGTCTCAAGGAAAAGGGGATCATATAG
- a CDS encoding acyl-CoA dehydrogenase: MDFAFTEEQQFFKKIITDTVDRMVVPRAREIDEKDEFPWELWREFTRLGYLGLRYPEEIGGMNADPVTAMIFYEQIARGSVGFAQSVIMNILMGTYFVYRFGSQAIKERCLYPAMRGDKVATMCFTEDQSGSDLSATRTTAVKDGNEWIINGTKMWITNGPHADFATVLATTDPSLGAKGLNFFLVEKGTPGFSPGQILDKLGCRGTITGELVFDNVRVPEENLLGAELNKGVEYLAEILDEVRVMTAAMAMGIAQAAYDEGLEYARKRIAFGKPIGTYQLIRAKFADMATEMEASRLLIYSAAWKIKEKLPSRLEAAMAKMFATETCLKVVDEVTRIWGANAFANEYNPQRHFRDARFLLYGGGTHEILKDFMGRMLIGK, translated from the coding sequence ATGGATTTCGCGTTTACAGAGGAGCAGCAGTTCTTCAAGAAGATCATAACAGACACCGTTGACCGCATGGTCGTGCCCAGGGCCCGCGAGATCGACGAGAAGGACGAGTTCCCCTGGGAGCTGTGGAGGGAGTTCACGAGGCTGGGATATCTCGGCCTGCGCTACCCCGAAGAGATAGGCGGCATGAACGCCGACCCGGTGACGGCAATGATCTTTTACGAGCAGATCGCGCGCGGTTCGGTGGGATTTGCCCAGAGTGTCATCATGAACATCCTCATGGGCACCTACTTCGTATATCGTTTCGGTTCGCAGGCTATCAAGGAGCGCTGTCTCTACCCGGCCATGAGAGGAGACAAGGTCGCGACCATGTGTTTCACGGAGGACCAGTCGGGTTCCGACCTTTCCGCCACGAGGACGACGGCGGTCAAGGACGGGAACGAATGGATCATAAACGGCACGAAGATGTGGATCACCAACGGTCCCCACGCCGATTTCGCGACGGTGCTCGCCACGACGGACCCCTCGCTTGGAGCCAAAGGGCTTAATTTCTTCCTTGTCGAGAAAGGGACCCCCGGATTTTCACCCGGCCAGATCCTCGACAAGCTTGGGTGCAGGGGGACGATTACCGGTGAACTGGTCTTCGACAATGTCAGGGTTCCGGAAGAGAACCTGCTGGGCGCGGAGCTCAACAAGGGCGTCGAGTATCTCGCGGAGATCCTCGACGAGGTGAGGGTCATGACAGCCGCCATGGCGATGGGTATAGCCCAGGCGGCCTACGATGAGGGTCTCGAGTACGCGAGGAAAAGGATAGCCTTTGGAAAGCCCATCGGTACCTATCAACTCATCAGGGCGAAATTCGCGGACATGGCAACCGAGATGGAAGCGAGCAGGCTTCTCATCTACTCGGCCGCGTGGAAGATCAAGGAAAAGCTCCCGAGTCGTCTCGAGGCGGCCATGGCAAAGATGTTCGCAACGGAAACGTGCCTCAAGGTCGTAGACGAGGTGACGAGGATCTGGGGCGCCAACGCCTTCGCCAACGAATACAATCCCCAGCGTCATTTCCGGGACGCGCGCTTCCTCCTTTATGGAGGCGGCACGCACGAGATCCTCAAGGATTTCATGGGCAGGATGCTTATCGGCAAATAG
- a CDS encoding cobalamin B12-binding domain-containing protein — translation MDTRPIKILVAKPGLDGHDRGAKVVAHALKEAGMEVIYTGLHRTVDQIVRIAIQEDVDVIGLSIMSGAHIPITEKLMKKAREEGIDDRMVVVGGVIPARDIPKLKELGAKGVFPGGTPFSEITSFINENVKKS, via the coding sequence TTGGACACAAGGCCCATCAAGATCTTAGTTGCGAAGCCCGGACTGGACGGACACGACCGCGGGGCAAAGGTGGTCGCCCACGCGCTCAAGGAAGCCGGTATGGAGGTGATCTACACGGGACTGCACCGGACGGTGGATCAGATCGTCAGGATCGCCATCCAGGAGGATGTGGACGTCATCGGTCTGTCCATCATGAGCGGAGCCCATATTCCCATTACGGAGAAGTTGATGAAGAAGGCCCGCGAGGAAGGGATCGACGACAGAATGGTCGTCGTCGGCGGGGTCATACCCGCGCGGGATATCCCGAAGCTCAAGGAATTGGGGGCGAAAGGGGTGTTCCCCGGGGGGACACCGTTCTCGGAGATCACGAGCTTCATCAATGAAAACGTGAAGAAGTCCTGA
- a CDS encoding electron transfer flavoprotein subunit alpha/FixB family protein translates to MDKVLVFVETKGDEPRKASLELLCEAEKLAASGRFSVEAVCFGAMSDTLKGRLLSCVRKLVRFSDPELAAYSPEGYARALAGYAAETGARMIVAGATGTGRDFFPRVAIMLATGMVSDVTGANWFDDPMTFVRPMFGGKVFAEVAFPASPVVVTARPNSFAMDMPEGIKGEYEERTAGSLTGAIHTRVVRVEETKSDAVDLTEADLIVAGGRGLKAAENFKLIEDLAAAIGGTVGATRSVVDAKWRDQADQIGKSGKTVSPKLYIGAGISGAIHHIMGMDTSKVVLVVNRDPNAIIFNYANYGIVGDLFEVLPAMTEEIGKRKERG, encoded by the coding sequence ATGGACAAGGTCCTTGTGTTCGTGGAAACGAAGGGTGATGAGCCCAGGAAGGCTTCCCTGGAACTTCTCTGTGAAGCGGAGAAGCTGGCCGCGAGCGGCAGGTTCAGCGTGGAGGCAGTGTGTTTCGGCGCGATGTCCGATACTCTCAAGGGTAGGCTCCTGTCCTGCGTACGCAAGCTGGTGCGCTTTAGCGACCCCGAACTTGCGGCATACAGCCCGGAGGGCTACGCCCGGGCGCTGGCAGGCTATGCCGCCGAGACTGGCGCGCGGATGATAGTGGCCGGGGCGACGGGAACAGGCCGCGATTTTTTTCCCCGCGTTGCCATTATGCTTGCAACGGGCATGGTCTCCGACGTGACGGGGGCGAACTGGTTCGACGATCCGATGACGTTCGTGAGACCCATGTTCGGGGGCAAGGTGTTCGCGGAGGTCGCCTTCCCGGCTTCTCCCGTGGTCGTGACGGCGCGCCCCAACAGTTTTGCCATGGATATGCCTGAAGGGATCAAAGGGGAGTACGAGGAGAGGACAGCGGGGTCGCTCACGGGTGCCATTCATACCCGTGTCGTTCGCGTCGAGGAGACAAAAAGCGATGCTGTGGACCTCACCGAGGCCGACCTCATCGTGGCGGGCGGACGAGGGCTCAAGGCCGCGGAGAACTTCAAGCTCATCGAGGACCTGGCGGCGGCCATAGGCGGTACGGTCGGGGCCACGCGGTCCGTTGTCGATGCGAAGTGGCGGGACCAGGCGGACCAGATAGGGAAGAGCGGCAAGACGGTGTCCCCGAAACTCTACATCGGGGCGGGCATCTCGGGCGCCATCCACCACATCATGGGCATGGATACGTCGAAGGTCGTCCTTGTCGTCAACCGCGATCCCAACGCGATCATTTTCAACTATGCAAATTACGGCATCGTTGGCGACCTCTTCGAGGTGCTCCCGGCGATGACGGAAGAGATCGGCAAGCGCAAGGAAAGGGGATAG
- a CDS encoding FAD-dependent oxidoreductase has product MDKIDAIVVGGGLAGLSAAYRLADAGRQVILLERGDAPGSKNVTGGRVYVDPIRPYLPGIIDSAPFERHVVREMITVLDEGSALQFEYGNERWKKEPFMSHTVLRAKLDGWLAEQATAKGAFIIPRKKVDELLYEDGQVAGIRSGTEEIGAHVVIAADGALSFLTQKAGLRQPHRPENLAVAVKEIYQLDEKTIEERFGLGPDEGLAGLFMGSVTRGMFGGGFLYTNRDTLSVGLVVGIDSLIHGAGDIDAPGLMEGFTGRPEVERWIRGGELREYSAHVISEAGIGAAPKLYRGGMLVAGDAAGFALNLGLTVRGMEFAIASGVMAADTAVLALNENDLSENSLSRYEKRLRESFVLPDMETFRHSREVLDRRRFFTVYPRFMCELFDELFTVGDRPKEGLYKTAKRVAKKYVLNMETLKDLLAARRL; this is encoded by the coding sequence GTGGATAAGATCGATGCCATTGTTGTCGGAGGGGGGCTTGCGGGGCTGTCCGCGGCGTACCGCCTTGCGGATGCCGGCAGACAGGTGATCCTCCTCGAACGCGGCGACGCGCCGGGGAGCAAGAATGTCACGGGTGGCCGCGTCTACGTCGACCCCATCCGGCCATATCTTCCCGGGATCATCGATTCCGCGCCCTTTGAACGCCATGTTGTCAGGGAGATGATCACCGTTCTCGACGAGGGCAGCGCCCTGCAGTTCGAATACGGGAACGAGAGATGGAAAAAGGAACCCTTCATGAGCCATACCGTTCTGAGGGCGAAGCTCGACGGCTGGCTCGCTGAACAGGCGACGGCGAAGGGGGCCTTCATCATCCCGCGGAAGAAGGTGGACGAGCTCCTTTACGAGGACGGTCAGGTGGCGGGGATACGGTCCGGCACCGAAGAGATCGGGGCCCACGTTGTCATAGCGGCCGACGGCGCGCTGTCCTTCCTCACGCAGAAGGCGGGCTTACGACAGCCTCACAGGCCGGAGAACCTGGCGGTGGCTGTGAAGGAGATATACCAGCTCGATGAAAAGACCATCGAGGAGCGTTTCGGCCTCGGTCCCGATGAGGGGCTGGCGGGACTTTTTATGGGGTCCGTGACGCGGGGCATGTTCGGGGGAGGCTTTCTCTACACGAACCGCGACACCCTGTCGGTAGGCCTTGTTGTCGGTATCGATTCCCTTATACACGGCGCGGGAGACATCGACGCCCCGGGGCTCATGGAAGGTTTCACCGGCCGTCCCGAGGTAGAACGGTGGATCCGGGGAGGCGAACTCAGGGAATACTCGGCGCACGTCATCTCCGAGGCGGGGATAGGCGCGGCCCCGAAGCTGTACAGGGGCGGCATGCTGGTCGCGGGGGACGCGGCGGGCTTTGCCCTTAACCTGGGCCTCACGGTGAGAGGTATGGAGTTCGCCATCGCCTCGGGCGTGATGGCAGCCGATACCGCCGTCCTGGCCCTCAACGAAAACGACCTCTCAGAGAATTCCCTGTCGCGCTACGAGAAGAGATTGAGAGAGAGCTTTGTGCTGCCCGACATGGAGACCTTCCGCCATTCCCGGGAGGTCCTTGACAGACGCAGGTTTTTCACCGTTTACCCCAGGTTCATGTGTGAGCTCTTCGACGAGCTCTTCACCGTGGGAGACAGACCGAAGGAAGGCCTTTATAAGACAGCCAAACGGGTCGCGAAGAAATATGTGCTTAACATGGAGACCCTGAAGGACCTTCTGGCGGCGAGGAGATTATGA